A single Epinephelus fuscoguttatus linkage group LG13, E.fuscoguttatus.final_Chr_v1 DNA region contains:
- the lrrc3 gene encoding leucine-rich repeat-containing protein 3, with translation MQDLVGPDMPRKFPVFDGFALLWGLLFGIFITSAPAMACPTSCHCIEKSGMTVVQCMSRNLENIPSDLPRDTVVLLLASNHITHIPNHAFRELHYLQELDLSNNDIETVDLGAFQGVSDSLLILDLSNNRIQSVPKEAFARLRAKISLSNNPWHCECTLQEVLRELRLDPETVNEVICHTAVQEEYAGKPVIQVLDSGINFCNFHHKTTDVAMFVTMFGWFTMVIAYVIYYVRHNQEDARRHLEYLKSLPSSSQISKDFDTISTVL, from the coding sequence ATGCAGGACTTAGTGGGGCCTGATATGCCCAGGAAATTTCCTGTCTTTGATGGCTTTGCCCTCTTATGGGGCTTGCTCTTTGGAATATTCATCACAAGTGCACCAGCGATGGCTTGTCCCACGAGCTGTCACTGTATAGAGAAGAGTGGCATGACTGTGGTGCAATGTATGTCTCGCAACTTGGAAAACATCCCATCAGATCTTCCAAGAGATACTGTTGTTCTTCTTTTGGCATCCAACCACATCACCCACATCCCCAACCACGCCTTCAGAGAGCTGCACTACCTTCAGGAGCTGGACCTGTCCAACAATGACATTGAAACTGTGGACCTCGGAGCATTTCAAGGTGTTTCCGACAGCCTCCTCATCCTGGATCTATCGAACAACCGTATCCAAAGTGTCCCCAAAGAGGCATTTGCACGTCTACGAGCAAAAATCAGCCTCTCGAACAACCCGTGGCACTGTGAGTGCACGCTGCAGGAGGTCCTGAGGGAGCTGCGTCTGGACCCCGAGACAGTTAACGAGGTGATCTGCCACACAGCTGTGCAGGAGGAATACGCAGGCAAACCGGTAATCCAGGTGCTGGACTCAGGGATCAACTTCTGCAACTTTCATCACAAGACCACTGATGTAGCCATGTTCGTCACTATGTTCGGATGGTTCACCATGGTAATCGCGTACGTCATCTACTATGTGAGACACAATCAGGAGGATGCCAGGAGGCACCTGGAGTACCTCAAGTCACTGCCCAGCAGCTCTCAGATCAGCAAAGACTTTGACACCATCAGCACTGTTCTCTAG